The Nymphalis io chromosome 3, ilAglIoxx1.1, whole genome shotgun sequence genome contains the following window.
TTTGAATCTTGCGCAAAATTATTACGTTTCACATTCTGACCTCGCAGCCGCTCCGACCGAAAATCTCACGAGGAACAACAGTTCTTCAATGTTAGTACAATATTGTtaaattcaaagtaaaaaagttgttttatatgtaatactCATTCTAATATATGGCtaatattacgtattttttCATTTCTCAGAGATGGCCGCCACAAGATCTTAATCCCCGAGTGGTGTATACGGAATAATACTAAGTGCGCAACATTATTGAGCAGAGACTCGGGAGAAGCGCGCTTATTTTTTGATGTGATACGTTTTCATCACCTGTACGCAAGCGTTCACCCCATTGCAACCACATTAACCGCTACGACAAGAGCACTTGGTACACGTTCTTTAATTTGTGACTGGGATCCAGAACGAATCGATCTCGGAGAATTCAGTCATAATCTCATGTCGTCACTCGGTCCACCGCCGTGTGACGCTTACACAGATACCGATGAATGTCCTTTTGAAAGTCGTCGTATTGTAAAGCTGGTAAACGCCAGGGCCCTGTCTCGATCCCGCGCAGCACTACTGGCACTGTTACAACTTCGGCTAAACACGGAAGAGCTGCATGAACTGACACAAATAGCTCGCAATACAGATCCTAAAACGGCAGCGAATCGATTTCTTGTCGCTCATCCTGCCAAAAATGTCATCCGTGAAGTACGCGTCGCTGTACTTTTACCGAATACGACGCATCGCGAAACATACGACGCATCATCACTTGCAGCTGCCGCAGCTCTCGCAGAAGCTGATCTTGAAAAAAATTGGTCTGGCTCAATTCGATTTAAGGTACagtagataataaaaatttatttttcgaatTATATGCCGTAACCATTTACTTCATTCTCAACAGACGGAAACTTACGACGATCACTGTGATGCGACTCGCGCCGTTCAATATCTGTACGACGCCCCCGTCACGGGCGAGTACGACGGACTGTCGGCCGTGGCTGGGCCCGCATGTGGGTCTGCATTCGCCGATGTGGCGCGCCAGGGCCTCGAATTCCGCTTACCTGCCATCGCGTACACACCACAAGCGCTCCCGACGGCTTCGTTGGCATTACTGGCGGCCGGAGATGCACGCATGTACGCGTCAGTTTTTGGCTCAATATTTGCAAAACTTCGGTGGCGTCGTCTGGCCGCTCTCAGCGAGCCCGCTACACGCGCCTCTTTAGCTGCTGCTCGCCTGCAGGCCGACATCGTAGCACATCTCGAATTACCGGATGATCGACCGGAATACGATCCTGAAATATTCACAAAGGTAATAATGGAACCCCTTGTCTTATTATATTCACGAAACAAGACAACATTCCTCGCAAAaggtaaaataatagaaaatttgcaactaatttaatcataattatgaTACTTGCCTTGATGTTAATTGCTTTTTAAGCAGGTAAGAAAGTCAATTcagtaatttcttaaaatacttGGTTTTTCGCCTTAACTAAAAAAATCACGTGTCTTTTAGCTAATTTTAGTTTTGGTTGTTACTCTGAGGTAAGCCTTTCAGAAACCAACACAACACAAAAACCCGTATAATTTACAACTAGAGATTCTTATATCTTGTCGACTTAGttgtctttaaaaaatatttaaattttaaataactcgAAAACTAACAAGCAAGTTTCTTCTCTTCTTCTCTTGCGAAGAATCGTATATCCTGTCACCGTGTGCAGCTCGTAACTCTCCTTTCGCAGTGGGCGGAGCGCGTGGCGGAGGTGAACGGGCGGGTGATCTACCTGTGCGTGGAGGAcgcgcgcgcggcgcgggcggcgctgTGCGCGGGGCTCGCGGCCGGCCTCACGCCGCGCGCGGGCGCCGTGTGGCTGCTGCCCGCCTCGCTGGCGCTCGACACGCTGACCCGACCTGGTCGCACTGATCGTTGTTCGCGGGAGCAGCTTCGAGACATGTTGGACGGGCACGTGAGCGTCGTACCCGAGTGGGCTTTGCCGTGGCTAGATAACGCTGAAAacgttagtttttattattagatgagATTATAtcgaatgtttataataaatgcacCGTTATTCGtcctttttaattgtatttttaaaatatatgttacaaaatGTCACCGGCAGAATAAGACCAGCATAAACGAGAGCGAAGATAGCGCCGGTGCATGGCGCGCTAGGTGGCGTACGCAGTGCGGCTTCGTGGGCGGCGAATGCGCACGTGTGGGCCCGGAGGCCGCGCTACTGTACGACAGCTTGCGCCTATGGGCTCTCGTGCTCGGCCGCCTGTTCGCCGACCAACCTAAAGCGCTCTATAACCTACATGATCTTGGACTCGTTAGGTACGATATTCTTCTCGATTTAGACTGACCGAATGAATTAGTGCACACTAGAACATAAGCATGCTGTACGTCCAAGTGGATTAAGATTAATAAagactattaaaaaaagtatctaGTATACCTGCgcgtttttaaggaattactaatataccTATCTAcctatattagtaattcctcCAACCAATGGGCCTACACACCTATAACCTATAGGTAGATAGGTATAttagtaattctttaaaaacgcaccgaaatccgagatggcccattggtaagaacgcgtgaatcttaaccgatgaacgtgggttcgaacccgggcaagcaccactgaattttcatgtgcttaatttgttattataattcatctcatgcttgacggtgaaggaaaacatcgtgaggaaacctgcatgtatcgtgCCCATGGAGTCAGATCGGACTTGTGACTTTTACACTAGGCTGTCCATAAGCCATTACGCTGTTTACTTTGTTCAATAAAGCCATTTCTAGACACGTATGACGGCCTGAGCGCATAAGTACTGATGTCGATaaatctctatttttttttgtagatccTTGGTTTCAAATGCTacgaaaattgattttaaaggaCTAACTGGACAATTTAAGTGGGTGGCGGCTGGAAACGATGACGACAATGGTACTGCATACGCGCGTTCGGCGCCACTCGTAGTACTGCAGTGGGACGGCCGCTCTCGCCATGAGGTGGGTCGCTGGGAGCGGGACCGGCTCGAGCTACAAGAAGACTTATTGATCTGGCGAACCGCAGACGGGCGGGTACCGGACGATGGCGGGGAACAATGTGCATTACAACCGATAGCCAATCTCTTTAATTGCGATTGTCGGACGGCTTTCGTAATCCTAGGATCATTGATATTAACGTTAGCGGTAGCAGCAATCAGTGCTATAGCGTTCTATTGCAAAAGGCGTGCCGAACGCAAGTACCGTTCCCGGCTAGAGGCTCTGGGACTACATTCGATGTTGCCCAAGACTATCGGTCTCGACCGCTGGGAGATCCCTCGAGAGCGTGTCGTCATCAATAGAAAGCTAGGCATGGGTGCCTTCGGAACGGTCTACGGTGGTTATGCTCTGCTGACCGAAGACCGCGGATGGACCGCCGTCGCCGTGAAAACGTTAAAGGCCGGCGCAAGCACGGAAGAGAAACTCGACTTCCTATCGGAGGCAGAGGCCATGAAGCGCTTCGATCACAAGAATGTGGTCCGGCTCCTAGCCGTAGTGACGAAGACGGAGCCCGTGTGCACCGTAATGGAGTACATGTTGCACGGGGACCTCAAGAACTACCTCCTGGCGCGGCGTCACTTGGCGTGCGCCGGCGCCGCGGGCGAGGACGAGGAGGAGCAGGTGTCGGCGCGCCGCCTCACGGGCATGGCGCTGGACGTGGCGCGCGCGCTGTCGTACCTGGCGCAGCTGCGCTACGTGCACCGCGACGTGGCGGCACGCAACTGCCTCGTTAGCGCGCGTCGCGTCGTCAAGCTGGCCGACTTCGGCATGACTCGCCTAGTTTTCGAGAATGATTACTACCGATTTAGCCGAAAGGGGATGCTACCGGTGCGATGGATGGCTCCCGAGAGTCTCGCGCTCGGGGTATTCTCGCCAGCGTCCGACGTCTGGTCCTTTGGCGTGTTACTGTACGAAATAGTGACGTTCGGATCCTTACCATTTCAAGGGCTCAGCAACAGCGAGGTGCTCACGAGAGTGAAGGGAGGCCAGACGCTTGAACTTCCGATCGGACTGAAACCCCAACTGTAAGTTTCGTAatctattgtaataaattaaaatcaatacatattaaatttctcttacattaataatatgatatacaaatatacatacatagccGAAATGCTCCATtgcttattttttctttcgcTTCGCGTCGCGATGAAGAAAATATCGTGTAATCGGGAAAGGGATGCTGGATGAAATTCTACCAAATATAAATGGGATAGTCTCCAGTTAAGCAGCATTGGAATCAGCTCCAATTTTTTCAAAGGAGGAAAGGTCTTTTCCTAGCtataattaacttaacataTTGCACCGCATCTTTTACAGCGAGGGTTTGATCAAGTCCTGCTGGCAGCACGACTACAAAGCGCGGCCGACGGCATCCGAGGTGGCCGCGTTCTTGGCGGATGCGCCGCGTCTTCTAGCGCCGTGCCTGGACGTGCCCCTCGACACACTGTCGCTGGACGGCGAGCCCCCGTGGCGCGTACCGCGGGAGCGCGCCGAGGCTCGCTGGGTGTCGTGGGCGGCGCCCGCCTCACAGGCCACCGACACCACGTACCTGAGCGCCGACATGCCCCGCGAGACGGACCGTTTCTTGACGTGAAGCTGCCCACGCAGAGCGAATCCGGTCATACCTCGAATACCTTATCATTCCGATATTTTCTAGTCAATTTTATGTAATAGATCGTATCTTatgtaagttattattatttataatgattaaaatataatgtaatatttattttgtgtgtatGGAAATGTGGTAAGGTTCGTGATATTCTGAGTGTATTGTTTTTGATAGTCGAGACGTCCGCAATCGAGTAcgattattgatattttacggaaatgttttatattaaaataaaaatatttattttaacatttagtaTTTAACTTTCCCTTAACTAAAGTTAAAGAAAGTTCAGaagatattgtaaattaatcaaacaaacttgctgcaatttttatttaaatgtcgaAAATGATTCACccaaaactataattattcaaaGCTTCTTTAGAACTTATTCATTTGCTAAATTGATTATACTTTGGCGGGcgagcatatttttttatcataagaaCATGTGGCTGACATTCGAGTCAGCCACTATGTCAATTTCAGTGCTTTGAAATTGTTAAAACAGGGAAAAAATATCCGTATGCAGTTAAATTAAACTGAATATGCCATtcatttttcttctttttagcaataaatattaatactataagttatttacaaaatataattacgtatatGCATTTTTTGCCTCTTAGAGACTTTAAAATctctttataatgttagtatgataaataatataggcTGCTAAATTCTACTTACTGTATCCTTTTTCGATTCATTGTTTAAGCTACGAAGCCAACACTGAGCAAATTGTCTTACTGATACAACATCGTAGGTATCTGTGTACAGCGCTCGTAaacaataatcacaaatttaatgaataaaagttatttttttcactcaattatttttattagtcctTTCCGTTGTTATGTGTATTacgtataataatagtattatttaatatttaatacaaggtAAAACCACTGTTTCTGTCGAGCGACACAGGATAGAGATAACCGAATGTTGGTTTCGTTATCAGCAGTGGGGTGACCAGGAAGTCGCAACGGTGTTCGGGATAGTTGCTATTGATTAACAAACTTCCATTCTACCGCATAGCGAAGAGATAAATTAGTTTTCTGTTTTTAGTTAGAAGTGAATAAgcctttaaattatactttcacttaaaaaaatatggtaaatCATCATTGTGTCActtgttttgtaaaattttcataCAGACACACAAACGTTTCTTAATTAGTTAGGTTACTTGATCTGTTGTAATGTAACCGACCCACTACATTCACTTTACTCGCTAAACGGCATGGTATTCTCTTAAGAATAGGACACCGCGATTTGAAGCGCTTTCTAGCTGACTAACAACTAGTAACACAGTCGAGCAACGAGTCGAACAAGTGCTTAAATGTAAATtgtagtttaataattaataaagagcTCTGAATGAATTACTTTGTGACttgttgataaaattatatagaactatataaatatgaaattgaattatattcgtAGTTATAAGTCATAGTTTGTTTATTATGGGTATTATAGTAATGACCtgcagatcgatttcggccacgacggccaatctcaagagagattagccaactatgcaggagatattatagtgcacaggtgtgtgcgcaaacacaggtgcactctctatttcctaactcataatccgatgggacggcaatccgacacgaccggaaatagttcaggcgcaggaccaaaggctttacgtacacacttccaatttccagactcggggctgctactgagaattttcagacagaaaaacccaaaaactttttactggcccgacctgggaattgaacccaagaccttcgggtctgcgtcCTTACATcgagtcactagaccaacgaggtagtcaattATAGTACAGTATAGTTTAACAAGTCAATTACAGTACAGTAGAGTTGAACCACAAAGGCGGGTACCGAATAATAGGTCAAATTTCTTTTCCACGCCGTCGACATCCTTTTTCACACCGCCGCTATAGGCGCCGAAATAGCGACTGAAATCTGTAGCCACTCCGTCTCTTCGAGGGGGTGTCACGGGTTCGCTTGCACTCCTCCATTGCTAGTGAGGTTTCTGGGGTACAGAGTAGCCCCCCCCTCCCCAGTGCGACATGACTTCAAAACACAAAACTTCAAAACactgaacaaaaataaatgcttaCACTAAGATAAGTAACGCTATGAAATGAAAACGGCTAGCTGCCACCCTGGGACCAATCAAATGGTGGGGAGCGGACGTGACGTCACATCCCCACACTAAATACAAGAAACAGGAAAGGGAAGTATACAACGCACTCTCACGAATGCTATGCATTGTCACATGCcaaataatacttaattcaTTTGTAGTTTCCTTgatttcgttttatatattaacattagcatgtcggtgacgctaagccacgagtctatcttttacgataaaccagcgcaacgcgcctaaaggAGTTTTCacctaaaaaaaacataattattcttatagtatttaaataataatattagttgaaTATCCTTTCCtggaattttgtattttttttttcgtgataTTACTCTTGTCTCAGGATGTCCTAGTAAGTGAACGTATTGGTCATCCTACGCGAACTTCCCAATCAATATTACTTAATTAGTGTCGAGAGCATGTGGAACTCGAGAAGTTACCTTACAATCATATCCGCGCTGTTTACGCTCTCGGCGATGAGCGCGGGCCCGTGCTCCGACCTGCGGACGCAATGGCTGCGTGGACCTCGAGGTGAGACTCGTAAGGttgctattataaaaataatcttcgcAAAACTGAACATCTTACGAGAATCTGttggatttaattatttaccctCTTTTACACAAAAATAGCATCAAAAATACCAATTTCAACCTCTTGTaaaaagaattttgaaaaatattttcatagtgCTCACCTACTTATTATAAAGAATgtctgtgcaaaatttcatcgtGATAGAACAAGCGGATTAGGTTCTGCGGTAGGTCAGTcagctattttataattttaagcagtATTTCATCTGTTAACTGCTTTCTGGTTTTTTTTCCTCTAACATGCCGAATAAAGCTATGCTATTAAGgtgtaaattattgaaaatgctAAGTTGTCGAAATATAAATGACTTTGTAGTTACTGGATACAGACATGGAGCACTGAAATATTAAAGTGACTGTGTATAATGATGAAATTTGTAATTGATGTGTAATGAATACTCTTGACCGCAGATATTCCACTGCGGGTGAAAGGCGATGAGATGCCCGTGACGGTGCTAGGCGAGGGCGGGGCGCCACGAGCTGCCGCTGCACTGCTGCTGGTGACCATAAGAGACGTCCTCGGCTTCTCGGCGCATCTCGAACTGGCTACAGCTAATCTATGCGATCTCGCCGCGCGCACGAATTATTTGCGAAGGTATTTGTGTACCGTTATATAGCCAGTTATCACTATTATACTTAAGAATCAATTTCATTATCCGCCTTAttgtacaaacaaatattttgtgataAGTTTTCTGCAtctgtatttcttttttatgtgtGTAGGTTTACAATGAAAGTCTATCTTTCTATCTATCtactttgaaaaaatattagtttaattaaaataatataagtcagGTATAAGCTTAACCTGCTTGCAGAAAATCAATTCATATTTTAGTTTACTGCCCGAgttcaaagatttttttctaCAGAGTTTtacaagttatttataaattcagaatAATTCTTGAACTTGATATTGTAGCCCACTCGCGTTTTGTTTGTTGCAGTATAGCCGTAGTGGCACCAGTGGCTTACTGGCCCAGCAAAGGATGCAACGCCAGGAACCACCACGTTGATATGGTGACCACCCTGGCTTTACCAGCTTCTGAATTTTCTATACATTTGCTGGCTCGCGTGTCTCGTGAGACGTGCAAAGATTTAATTAGCAACTTAACTTTTTACTTAAGCTCTGCTATTCTTAATAATTGTGGTTTCATAGAATCTAAAACCATTTCAACACAAAATAGGTAAGTTGACTGGACTGCAATCAAACACTCGAGTCGATCGCGATGCTAAAACGGATGTGTcataactattaaattactttttgataCCACCTACAAAAAATCCAAATCTCGGCCAAAAGAATAACATGCGAAAAACAAGCGATGCCGAATAAAGCTATGTGTGCGAGTGTGTGTGGCGGTGGCATATTTACAAGGTCATCGGTGAGTGTAGTAGTGTGTAAAGAGaatgtaagtaaaatttaaagaagGATACAATTTTACAATACATCCTTGATACGTTATTTTTTTccacatatttgtataaaacccagcttaaaataataatataataggtaaCTAGTttgaatataatcaaatataccACCATAAAACTTATCTAAAATGTTAGTTGGAAACTATGTAgctacatatttatacaatcaaaatacttatacaacaaaatacaatatatttccaTACAATCCTGCTACAACGCCGCAATACTCCTTAATAATTATGTCTATCTCAGTAAACGACTTAAAGACAAATGTTGTTCTTGCGTAGTACCAATGTTTAGAGTATAGAAGCCATTTGTGCATATGTCCAATTTGTAAAaacgctggtccaatgcggattggtgaatacacatgtggcagaatttcaatgaaattagacacatgcaggttgtcTCATGATTTTATCCTTCACCgttcaaacacgagatgaattataattacaaattaagaccttgaaaattcagtggtgcttaccgaTGTTTGAAGCCGCGGCCTATATAACTTAGTTTAACTGTAAACTGTAATGTaagtttatgtttaaataaagtatttaaattaatgctcCTCGTGtatctgtatgtatatattaaacatataacttaatatgtataactttgattttattattatcagggCTTGTAAGCACAAACACTAGTGcttatttcactttttttaGCAGGCACGTCTTTATGTACATGGAGTACGATTGAGTGCGATTGAGTGCCTGATATAGTTCCTACtgtgaaacaaaataataagaacaGTGCGGGCAGAGTGGTATTACTTTGctttacataacatcttagctagCTTAATATACAAGTTCTATGCGCCACATTATAGTGATCTGTATGTTACACGCCCCTGTCCAGTCTTCAATCTTATTCTTTGGTCTgagctttaaatataaaaaattaaatagataaataaatttcctTACACTTTGTTGCATAAATAAGATGCAAAGAAATGacaataacaagttttttttttttttttgattcaggtccaattttatcaaaaacttaAATTTCCAGTTTTAaagattgtaataaatattttactcataCCACAGGGATTGCGAGAAATGCTTTGCTGTGTTGGCACGCAATGAAAGTGAACACGATATCGGAGTTGCGATAGAGTTGCAGCGGCGGATCAGAGACTCGAAGCTGCCGCTACAGATTGTATACTTCCAAACTGACTTACACTTGCGTACAAAAATTTTGCAATTGCAACAACAAAACAGATCCTTCCTTTTTCTTGATGAAAACATTTGGACAAGCAAGCCAAACATATTGCCTGTTCAGCTTCCATTATGTGTTAATACTGCTGGTTGCTTCCCTTACGCGCTTGATCCTAGTAAAGCTGTACGCGTTGGTAATGGAGAGTTTATGAAACGTTTCGCACCACCGATATCGAATTTTGTAAATCGTTTTGGACCTGAAACTACAGATCTTCGAGGAATAATtgaaaacgaaatatatttaaaaaatatctccaATATCGAAGAAGCAGCCTGCTCGTGGgcgttacaaaataaaaataaaattgaaaactgGACTAATAGTACAAATGATAACCACCTACCTGTttacatttttcaaatatatatttgcgagGACGATCCAGACCTCGAAGAATACCTAAAGGTTATTAATATTGCAGCATACTTACTAAGGGCTGACATACAAGAAGTCGACTACAATTTATGGTTAATGAAGATTAATTGTGTTGATAGTCAAAATATTACATTGCAAATTATGGAACTGGCTCGTAAACAGCAAGTAGCCGGAGCCATAGCAATGGGTTTGATGGTAACAGATGCGGCGGCAAGAGCCGCTGACAACGGCCAACTACCGCTAATGCTAGCAGGCCCCACCTTACCGGAAGTTCCTTTAGACACTGCACATTCAGTATACGCAATCACAGCGCCCTTAATGAATCTTACGCACGCGTATTTGGAATTGCTCCAACGATGCAACTGGATGCGTGTTGCTATACTCTCTGATAACACAACATActcaaaagtttttattaatatgctacttaacgaaaaaaaactacttatccGTGAggaaattgtaaatttaaaaaatattcgaatcGCCTTGGAAAAATTCCGAACTGCAGATGCTCGCATTTTCTTTGttaatacaaattcaaatatttccGGTGTTATTTTATGCACTGCGTTGGATCTCGGTATGACACCAGATGCTGGTTTTGTTTGGATAGTCAGAGATTGGAGAAAGGCAAAATGCATTGCTGAAAAAGACTGGGGCGGCATGTACCACATCACTTTAGGATTAACATGGAGAGGAGGACCAACAGCAGGGGGTTCAAGGGTAATGCAAAGCGAACTTCGTAAACTATGGCACACTTACAATAATGTACTTACTGGATCAGCAAATTCTGCATCCCTGGCGGATGCTTTCCTATTTCTTGCTCATGGATTTGCTAACTTTCATAACGAATATCCTTCTCATATGTATGATCTTCGCGGTTTCGGTAATGCTCAGtaagtgtataatttaattatctttcaTATAAATGTAGCTAAAAgaccaaacatttttttaaactaaattataatggCATCGTTTGATAGCACATTAACTCAACGTTTTGTTTCCAATTGTTGTCCGTTGTCTGTCAATAAAGTAATATGGATTCAATTTTTTCACtgactattttttaataaatttttgaattaaaataagaaaatgtgaAAATCCAACCCCTTTCGTCAAAAGGAGAAAGGCATTAATCCGGtagacaaatttaaaaaattaacttaatcattttttactatttaaatatatttacaggaATTTTTCAAAGATTAtgcaaaaattaacattaaatggAACTGCACAAGAACTTAAAATTAACGGTGGCGAAAAGCTAGTATTTATCGAAAAATGGTACGGGAACAGAGGTTCTTCAGTCGCCTTGTGGTATATAACACTCAAAGGTGTAGTTGACGTTTGGCCCAACAACTCCACTACGTGTACCCAAATTGTCGGAATACAGCCAACGGACAGATACCATTGCATAACATTTACAACAGGAGATCCATTTGCACCTCGCTGTCACCTATTAACGATTAgtattactattactatattGACTCTAGCAATCATATCGCTCTATGTTGCTAGACGTGCTCGACTGTCGAGCATAAGCCGTCGCGAACAAGAGGAAAGTCAAAGAGCTGTATCTTGGCTGGATTCATATTTAGTACAGCGTAATTCGATCAAACTTTTCCATGAAATTGGCTCTGGTAGTAATGGGCAAGTACGTTTTGCTGAATTAAGGAAACCCGACGAAACAATCCTAGTTGCTGCCAAAGAACCACATGAGAGCGTTGGACTTTTCAAAGAGAATGAATTATTACGTGAAGCATGCCTCCTCGCACTATTGAACCACGAAAACATAATCCGTCTTATCGGTGTTTGTGTAGGTGGAGGACCTCCTATTGTTTTAATGGAGCATGCATATTACAACGATTTACATAGATATTTAACGTTCCGTCGACAATTTGTCATTAGTGCCCGAAGTGGTCAAGTCACAGATCAGGAAGCTATGGAAGTATCGGAGGGTGAACTGACCCGGTTTGCACGAGAAGCAGCTCGAGCACTCGAATATCTCACGTCTAAAAGACTAGTGCACAGGGATGTGCGTGCTGCAAATTGTCTCGTGGATAAAAATCGATTACTAAAACTAGCCGATTTCGGAATGGCTCGCAAGCTAGATAGTGAAGCAGATCTATACATGACGAGGCGTCGTAGCTTGTTTCCTGTGTTATGGATGCCACCTGAAAGCCTCATTCAAGGATTGTTCTCACCAGCTTCAGATATATGGTCACTTGGTGTATTAATATTGGAGGTGTGTACACTTGGCGCTCGTCCATATAACGATTGGCCACTTGAGCAAGTGTTTCATTATGTTCGATCAGGGGGGCATCCACCTCTTCCACCAGACACATCAAAACATACGTGAGTATTAAAAGCGAAAAGCGCCTGTAATATTCTTCTGAGGCATTCAACATCAACGTgtacatttttcatattttcagACGTAGCTTAGTGTTGGCATGCTGGCAACAAGATGTTAAGGCTCGCCCGAGTGCAGCCTTTATTCATGATTTTTTAACACGCAACCCATACGTAATATCTCCAGCTCTGCTGACACCTGACATGCCTGaacctaatttatattttatcaaaagggATAGAACTTTCGAAGAAATTAAAAGAAGCAGAAGAAAAACATCAAAAAATCGTGTTGTATAATCTTCTGTCTGGTTTTATAATCTTCTGTCTGGTTTATTCTatctatacaaaataaaattggagtggcagtcaataatttcaaaataaatgccTCTGTTTAAGATAATatagctatttgcgagttaaaaaaatcactacaTTTTTTCAATTGATTGGTCCAGGATAATCTACAAAATggctaattattataaatgcaaaaaaactGAATTATTCTGAGAAGTCTTCTAAGGTACCGCTAGAGTCTATCGAAAGTATTACTTTCCACTTAAAACTCACGTAAATTTACGAGTTTaggttaaaaaacatttaaaataggtgattttaaagaattttttcCCAAGCTGAgtcagaaaataataaaatatattattctgaaTGACTAAtccaaacatatattataatgtgcAAAATAAGATGTAGGTAAAACaaatccgtgcagtgacggagaaagaatacatttcactgcccctctctttcccatgggt
Protein-coding sequences here:
- the LOC126781200 gene encoding uncharacterized protein LOC126781200; the encoded protein is MWNSRSYLTIISALFTLSAMSAGPCSDLRTQWLRGPRDIPLRVKGDEMPVTVLGEGGAPRAAAALLLVTIRDVLGFSAHLELATANLCDLAARTNYLRSIAVVAPVAYWPSKGCNARNHHVDMVTTLALPASEFSIHLLARVSRETCKDLISNLTFYLSSAILNNCGFIESKTISTQNRDCEKCFAVLARNESEHDIGVAIELQRRIRDSKLPLQIVYFQTDLHLRTKILQLQQQNRSFLFLDENIWTSKPNILPVQLPLCVNTAGCFPYALDPSKAVRVGNGEFMKRFAPPISNFVNRFGPETTDLRGIIENEIYLKNISNIEEAACSWALQNKNKIENWTNSTNDNHLPVYIFQIYICEDDPDLEEYLKVINIAAYLLRADIQEVDYNLWLMKINCVDSQNITLQIMELARKQQVAGAIAMGLMVTDAAARAADNGQLPLMLAGPTLPEVPLDTAHSVYAITAPLMNLTHAYLELLQRCNWMRVAILSDNTTYSKVFINMLLNEKKLLIREEIVNLKNIRIALEKFRTADARIFFVNTNSNISGVILCTALDLGMTPDAGFVWIVRDWRKAKCIAEKDWGGMYHITLGLTWRGGPTAGGSRVMQSELRKLWHTYNNVLTGSANSASLADAFLFLAHGFANFHNEYPSHMYDLRGFGNAQNFSKIMQKLTLNGTAQELKINGGEKLVFIEKWYGNRGSSVALWYITLKGVVDVWPNNSTTCTQIVGIQPTDRYHCITFTTGDPFAPRCHLLTISITITILTLAIISLYVARRARLSSISRREQEESQRAVSWLDSYLVQRNSIKLFHEIGSGSNGQVRFAELRKPDETILVAAKEPHESVGLFKENELLREACLLALLNHENIIRLIGVCVGGGPPIVLMEHAYYNDLHRYLTFRRQFVISARSGQVTDQEAMEVSEGELTRFAREAARALEYLTSKRLVHRDVRAANCLVDKNRLLKLADFGMARKLDSEADLYMTRRRSLFPVLWMPPESLIQGLFSPASDIWSLGVLILEVCTLGARPYNDWPLEQVFHYVRSGGHPPLPPDTSKHTRSLVLACWQQDVKARPSAAFIHDFLTRNPYVISPALLTPDMPEPNLYFIKRDRTFEEIKRSRRKTSKNRVV